One Vanessa tameamea isolate UH-Manoa-2023 chromosome 30, ilVanTame1 primary haplotype, whole genome shotgun sequence genomic window, ATattctcaaaagggagaggaggtcttagtaCAGCAGTGCGAAATTTTTAATCCGTTgctttacttacttttattcgAGACATGTCTAAAGTTTTTAAACGTGACTTTGGcgttaaatattatctaaagagttttggttttcattttatttacaatgatttataatttttcgtattagtattattttatatttattttaatatgtataatatgcatttttttgctgtccccgtaaaatatttctatgttattttttattactttgtcaaatttatattatgtatttatcgaGGAATTGTCtaactgtttgtttcccaaataaattcGTTTCGATCGAATCTTGCGAGCTGATCGAGAACCATCCTCTCGTAcggaattaaaatttttacatgaTGAGTTATAAAAACGATGCTTTTCATCCTGACCTTATTCTGCAGCCAGATTTGACTCCAGATAGGACTCCTTAACggcaaaatatatgaaaagcGATTgcaaatttctaaataatggCTATTTTATAGAGTATGCAACATTAgtgtgtttatttgtttacaataaaaaaaaaatgttaaacagTCAACCAATTAAAATACTCACGTAATTATGACAaagcatttattttacataaggtaatatatataatatatgttgaaaCATATATCGTTgcgaatcattttaaataaggtGCTTAAGctagtttttagtttattaattatttgaacaggtaaatattattttgctgttatttttaattctaatcgACGTCTAGACCAAGTGAATTTgacgttaattattattgaagtgaTTTCGGACGTATTCGTCTCGAGGTTAATCAAAATTTCTTTTCGTATTACACaaaaaccgagatggcccagtggttagaatgtatcttaaccgatgatttcgggttcaaacccaggcaagcaccactgaatatcatgtgcttaatttgtgtttataattcatctcctgctcggcggtgaaggaatacatcgtgaggaaacctgcatgtgtttcaacgaattctgccacatgtgtattccaccaacccgcattggagcagcgtggtggaatatgctccaaacattctcctcaaagggagaggagtccttagcccagcgTTGTGATgtgaggaattgttaatatttcttacagcgccaatgtctaggggcagtggtgaccatttaccatcaggaggcATATTTGCCAATTACTACCACTtactacctattttataaaataagacctGTATTCCAttaaggattatttttattaactattaaaattacatttgtgtGTTTGTCAAAATTCAGATTTCAAAAATTTAGTATGCAGCCCTCGGTCGCTGAGTTCTACAAAGACAAGAGCGTCTTTATTACTGGTGCGACTGGTTTCCTTGGAAAGGTAAGGATAGTCATCTGTCAATTTATTAACAACCAGGGATTTAGAGGCTCCCCTGGGGCCTCTAGAAGAGAGCAACTCCCACTATAGAGACTCCGATGAGTTACCAATGTTAacgtaatatacatatgtacaaacCCGACATACAGAAACTAATCtgtttaatagaattaaaaagaaatatatcccgctgagtttctttcgccggttcttctcaggtccgaggtactaaattccgaaccggtggtagatttttgacaatcaataagcaagtgtaaacacttctatattgaataaagatttttgactttgactttgactttgaaaaataataattagaggCCTCCGGTCATCTGCTGCCCCAGGCCCTCCAGACTCCACCTCTGCTAATCCGTTCATTTTCTGcgatacaaattatatacataccttATGTTGTGAACTTTAATAAGATATAAgtgtttttttgtgtataatttattcacgTGAGTTTTTTTCTCGTATATCTCgtaaacatatacataacataaacataacataatcagcctgtaaatttcccactgctgggctaaggcctcctctcccgttgaggagaaggtatggagcatattccaccacgctgctccaatgcgggtcgtaAACATATACCCTTACTTTATACTGATATGTTTGGTATATCTAGgtaatgtaaaattaagtataatatccTTACATTCGaattgtagtttttattttattctgcaagtaatctttataatttttttatattgtttttcttgttttatcctattttttatatcatataataaggTCATGCAAAGTTTAAAATACTCGCTTTCATCTTTGCATATAATGAGAACAATTATGGGCGACACACGCCAGTTAAAGCCTCAACGCAGTTTCATcggctttgtttttttttctgcaacGCCAGTGTCGCAGATTGTTGTCATACTTACTCACGAAATGTCATataaaacgcaaaaaaaaaaacaattaaaacagaCGAGCTGATTCTGAGATTAGTCACCTTCgtgaaaactttattttataaaaattcccatgtgttatgaatatttcataatagtaaaatataataaattgtatatgtcTTTAGTAATAATCAGTGTATGGTTTAAATAGCAACTATACAAGACTGAGAACTCAATAGTGAAAAATGACTatacacaatattttcattaggaaacataaaaatatctaacTTATACGTATAATcatagtaacattctttctcacacacacacacaaccacacacacgcacacgtaTTACACGTAcacatattcttattaaaattaacgataaaattgttataaaaaaacatacaaagagAAAATATTGGGTatgtttttgtaacatttagtAAGAATGGCTGTTATTCCTCGATACAGTTTTTTTGATAACCTAGCTAGTACAGCAGTTCACCTACCTGATTGTAATTGAATTGTACAACCTATTTTTCAGTAGTCTAATCTGAACTTATgaaaaagtacataattattattattttacaggcGTTAATCGAGAAATTGCTGAGAGCATGCCCTGGGATCACAAATATATATCTCTTGACAAGGCCGAAGAAAGGTTTAAGTCCTGAAGAAAGACTAAGAGAACTCTGGAATAATAGGGTATTagaattttacttacaaataaacTGGTGCAATTCTTCCCATTTGGACGTAATGGCAAAcagtccaaattaaaaaaaatacttacgtgTTTTTCCATCGAGAATTTTCTAAACGGCCCTAGATCTGGAAGGCATGTTACTGGTGTTTACATTCCCATTCCTTGGGAACTCAGAAGTAGACCCTCTATTGCCTTACTCATAATCCAGATGGTACAGCAAAGattccagacccaagacaaatTTCTTTCAGGATATGGTGGCAGAGCTTTGTGCTAGGCCGTCtgtttaggtaccacccactcatcaggtatgctaccgctaaacagcagtacccaatatttttgtgttccggtgtgaaggTCACACTTCAGCGTGAAGCCTAAAACAGTTAACCGTAATAACTGGTATttttatgttccggtttaaagtgagccagtgtaactacaggcacaagggacataacatcttagttcccaaggttggtggctcatggcgatgtaaggaatggtcaatatttcttacagcgccattgtctatgggcccAGATGATGACGGTGGGGTGACGTGAAGACCCCAATCTGTTCTTTTATTGCCCCAACCTGTATCTTGAACCCGAGAAGCTGCGGCCTCATATAGAACCTAAcccaaacataaatattaataaaaataacattaatacacCTTGTAAATATTAGCATAACTTAGCATagcttatgaatatttaaatctaattttaaagcTGTTGTTGAATTagtaaacattacattttaaattattcactgTCAGcacttattaacaatttaaatacaagtgCATTatgataagttatttatttctttgttttaattagaaaGACAGACAACGATATTAACaacaagtattaattatattgaaagcCGACAAGTCAAATCTATGACTATCTGGTCATGGGATATAAGACATTATGACCCTttagcctgtaattacactggctccctcTAATCACAcacaaatatcttatatattaatagcgtgggccgatttttgtcccagtgataagacgatagctgcacataaaaatcggttatggtctcattttgaagagctccagccgtagatgtggaGAAAATttaagaggattcttgattgcattTTACTAAAATTGTTAAGAATTAACAAAGAATTTCTTTTGTTAGAGAGCGGCCCAATGGAAGTAggtataagaaaaatatgataaacgtgaacaatatttatgtgaattgttttcgacaaactccaatctAACTGAACTAACGTataactatttgatattaaaaatttaattcaaaagaggtttcataattttggcgccaaacgtagatgagtgacttgcagtttacaatgatattaaatcaaaacaatacccgtcataggtttcgaaattcttaaaaagtaatttgacccATTACCGAATACCTCAGAAAAATCTACGAACTAGTAAATAGTAACCATTTATTTCCTAAATGAATTGATTAAAGCTCAGAGAAATTTCGAAATTTTTTATTGGTAGTCCTTAGATAGCATAGTAGATAGaagaaaatgatattaaaaaaatcaaggtttaaatgaattatgagcaaaattaatatttctaattattgaATATCGTGACCCTCTATATATCCAAAACCTTGAACAcctctattaattttttttttttgagatatttGGTATAATCGCAATAaaataacagacagacatacattgcttagtttataatattagtatatcagCGAAGAAAAACGCCATGGAATCATACGTAAATATCTAATGAAATTCTTAACAGTCATCCACAGCTGAGCACAACGTAATGGATTAAGCCTTAAATTCTCCTTAACAGAAAGActtttgcccaacagtgggacctTATTTTTACCTACGATAATATTGAACGTATCCAATATATGTTCATAGATTTTTGAACGATTACGAGAGAAAGAACCGGATTCATTCAAGAAGCTGAGGCTGATAGCTGGAGACATTTTGGAAAAAGACTTGGGCATCTCAAATGATGATCGCCAAGAATTGCAGCGATGTTGCAACATCGTGATCCACAGCGCAGCATGTGTCAGGTAAGGGTTATGATTTTGATTCTAAAGAAAACCTTTTTCGCTTAATTCTTAAATGGCCAGAAGTTTTTCGAATTGATTTGTAGTTTTCAGTTCAGATAATGGTTGTATTTCAATGGTTCGAAAACCTCCAAACGGCACACTTCAGACAAACTCAGTAGTAACACTTGATATTTTGGTGCaaatcaatgtatttaataataataaccgtaAGTTTCAAACTCTTGCGAAATTGGAAATGAAGACAAAAAATTGGCGTTtctttttgtaatgtttaattaaaaaacaactaaatcaataaacataaaacttatatcagtaGATTCAGCGCGTCTCGaagaacttttaatttaaatttcatcagTTGACGTAACTGCCCttaatttcatgttcttgtattatgtataatgttgtAAAAGAAAGGGAATGAACTTCAATTTTCAttaagtaattccttaaaattattttttttttttctgaatctgtgtaattaaatatttatgaatacaaaacATATGATGATATTGCATatagataaaattgttaaatatatatatttagaagcaaattacaatatttctattttcagatttgatcaaaaattaaaatttgcccTTGAAATGAACACAAAAGGCACGCTCCGAGTTCTGAAATTAGCTGAAACGATGAAAAACATCGaggtaaatataacattttgtaatgATTCTTAAGAATTGTTGTTAAAAACGCTCTAAATGTCATGCTCCACGATGATGAACAGATGAAACAGCATACttagagtaaattaaaaaaaatcttaaatttcaGGCATTCCTGCATTTGTCTACGGCTTATTGTCGCTGCTATATAGACGTTTTGGAAGAAAAGTTGTATCCACCTGTTCACGACCCCGAAAAGATAATACACTTAGTCGATTGGCTGGACGACGAAACGCTTGATTACTTGGAACCAAAGTTAGTAAATGAtggaataaaattacaattacaagatGAAAACGCCTTCAGAAACTATTATGTCAAACATATCGTATTATCCATAGCATTTGAGAAATATTTGCCAAATTATTCATTTACTTTGAACAACGCGATGAATGATCAAGTTTCATTCATAAATTGATGTTTGACCCTGATCTAACCTGacatattttaacaaatcaaaCGCtcgtcaaataaaattttatgaaacgaAAATTTGTCgggcaataaataattatttgccaAAACGACTATTTGCTGAACCAGTAGAttctataaacataaaaaattattacaattttttgccTCGGAAAGCAAGTAACAAAACCGTTTTTCCTGCGTCTGATCTCTTCGGTCGTGGCGCATTTGTCGTcacattggattatgagagtagagagtgcacctgtgatTGCACACACATATGTCCAGTTGACTATGATTTGTCCTGTGTTAAGGCTGGTCTCTCTTAAAATTTACCGAAATCGATCAgaaaaatatcatcatcatatgagatgtttataaatgaaaatttcttgtttgtttttatcaaatttttattcagtatttttatttacagactAATATCATCAGAACCCAATACCTACTCTTATACCAAAGCAATAACTGAGAACCTCGTGGCGAAATACACGTCCAAATTCCCAGTCACCATTGGCCGTTTATCTATTGGTAAGTTGTTCACATATCATCAGCctactgctggacataggcctcccctagAGCGCGTCGCGTTGCTCGGTCCTCTGCTTCTCTTATCCAGCTTCTACCGGCGATCTTGCCAATGTCACATatcatactatattataaactagcgactccctccggcttcgcacgggtgcaatgctgatactaaatatactataaaatgtctttatatacaacgttcagttttttttattagacaatacaaaccgatatatccctgcattttaaatgtgtaatatcttagaaaatattCTAGGCCCCAGTACAAGGACCTTAAATTTTTAGCCTCTTTTGTGCTGAGTCCGACATATTTTATAGTAGCGAATCTTTGCTTGGTGGTTTGGCTTAGTCTGGGTAGGTCATTACCCTTTCATCACATGGTCTACCTACAGCTTTAcctaatatttttgtgttgcgGTTTAAGTTGCCCGAACCAGTGCACAGACAAAGGACAACAACCTAGTTCCCAAgttttgtggcgcattggcaaagtaagaatggtgaatatttcacCATCGCCTATAGTCATGGGcactataggcagtggtgaccaccaaATCAGGGCCATTTGGCAGTCTGCCTAtctatttcgaataaaataaaaactcctATCATgtgctttattaaattaaatatttacgatttgTCTTACAGTGATAGCCGCTTATAAGGAGCCTATTCCTGGTTGGATTGACAATTTAAACGGACCGACAGGCATTTTAATCGGAGGCGGTAAAGGTAACAGATAAGCCACTGACAACCaaaccaaaataaatacttatcgaTAGAATTTCCTATGAAGATGATGTTGTCCTGATTGATTTCGGACACGGCGGCTAATTTCAAGGGAAACCAGCCTGCctacacaggacatattataatgcCCAAATGTGCGCGGagacacaggtgcactctgtatttcctcactctcataatccgatgggacatcATATCCGACAGGACCGGAATGAGATCAGGTGCAGGGCCATCGTCTTTGCGTGCTATATGAGGCAGAGGAGTGTAAACACAGTTCCAACTTCCAAACTCCGGgtaactgagaatttttcgatagaaaaacccaatcaGTTTTTATTGGTTCGACCTGGGGTTCTATCCTCTGACCTCGAGATCTGCTAGCAGATCTCTGGCTACTAAACAAATGAgacgaaaaaatatatgataatgcTGTAAATGTATATGCTTTTTCAAATCGAAGCATTTCAAATTCATTATGCCCTACAAACACATTTAACGACTTACATCCACTATAATTTTACATCCAAAGTTACAAAAGATAGCAACAAAAGTACTTATTAATACATCAGTATTCTTATTGGCAGGTGTTATTCGAACAATGATTTGCAATGAAAATTATCACGCCGATCTCTTGCCTGTAGATATGGCTGTAAATGCATGTATATTGCTTTCGTACTTCTGTGGCTTGGAGCAGTAAGTTGAGATTGAAATATTACCCTTAGTTAACTTGCATAAAAACTCCTTACAGGAGTCATAAAACCCGAAAACAGAGGCTTTTGGCCAATAGTCCTATTGTTTCGGGGCTTATTCCAGTGTTCTGGTTTATTGGATtaaaatgtggcagaattttatttgaaacttcaGGTCACGATGAATTTCTTTACCACTAAGccattaatgaattataaacacaaatttagaaCATAAAAGTCAATAGTATGATCTGATATTGATGCTAGAGTTTCGTACGTCCATCTGGGTAGTATCTACTGGGTAGGACTACcacataatctaccgccaaacagcaatacttagtattgttgtattccggtttgggGGGCGAGTCTGCAGCagttacaagggacataacatattagttgtTGTCAATGTCTaaaggtggtggtgaccactcataCCTTGTGGTCTATTTACCCTtcacctatatattttatataaaaaagagctactagtttttttttgtccatTTGTTCCATTTGTaccattcattcatttcattttcattcatttgtaccatttttgtcatataatacagacttattttttaatataaaattctcaAATTTCTAGTATCTAAGTATCCCATTCCATTTCAGATCAAAAGAAGTTACAGTCTGCAACGTAACACAGTCTAGACGAAATCCCTTAACTTGGAAAGAATCATTGGAAACTGGTAACTATAAAACTCAACAACTCCACAGAAATGTTTGTCTCTAATTATTTGAGCTGACTCCTAAATTAATATACGAATTAAATTAcggctttgttttataacattaatttattatatttacaagaagATTTAATATACACCAATGAGGTTAACGATGATCAATTCGTTTGCAATCTATGGTCAACCTAGTTAgtcgatattaaataatatatctaaccaaaataataaaaggcGCAAAATATAACTGACGACTGGGTGTTCCTCTAAATCGTCACCTGAATTTCTGTCATTAtctgcaatatttaaaaaaaaattgtaatcggACCCTGCAATCATGGTGGTTACTTAAGGGCCGACCCTtctatgatatgatatgataatgaGAACTTCGTCCAGCAATGGGtatatttaagttacttaaagTGATAAAATTGCAAAGTTGTCCTATTTTTTTCAGGTCGTAAGCAGATCAATGATAATCCATTCTCTTTATGCCTCTGGTACCCTGGCGGTTCGATAAAGAAGTACAAATTACATCACCGGATCCATGCTTTCTTTGCTCAC contains:
- the LOC113391743 gene encoding putative fatty acyl-CoA reductase CG5065; the encoded protein is MQPSVAEFYKDKSVFITGATGFLGKALIEKLLRACPGITNIYLLTRPKKGLSPEERLRELWNNRIFERLREKEPDSFKKLRLIAGDILEKDLGISNDDRQELQRCCNIVIHSAACVRFDQKLKFALEMNTKGTLRVLKLAETMKNIEAFLHLSTAYCRCYIDVLEEKLYPPVHDPEKIIHLVDWLDDETLDYLEPKLISSEPNTYSYTKAITENLVAKYTSKFPVTIGRLSIVIAAYKEPIPGWIDNLNGPTGILIGGGKGVIRTMICNENYHADLLPVDMAVNACILLSYFCGLEQSKEVTVCNVTQSRRNPLTWKESLETGRKQINDNPFSLCLWYPGGSIKKYKLHHRIHAFFAHVIPAYLIDLLMILLGKNTFMVKLQKRIAGGLEVFHRYTIKEWCFKNEYFRSLSKRISKEDNEIFYTDTLLFNWDDYIKNYILGAKEFCCNEDLSTLPYARKLNRRLYYLDLAVKVTVILLILYLFYFCCRLFS